In the genome of Pelobacter seleniigenes DSM 18267, one region contains:
- the ilvD gene encoding dihydroxy-acid dehydratase: protein MPAYRSHTSTHGRNMAGARSLWRATGMKDDDFGKPIIAVVNSFVEFVPGHVHLKDLGQLVAREIEAAGGVAKEFNTIAIDDGIAMGHGGMLYSLPSRDLIADSVEYMVNAHCADAMVCISNCDKITPGMLMAAMRLNIPAIFVSGGPMEAGKANVSGKDLKLDLIQAMVKGADPTVSDEESAQIERSACPTCGSCSGMFTANSMNCLNEAIGLALPGNGTVVATHADRKDLFLKAGSLIVELCKRYYEQDDASVLPRSIASFKAFENAMRLDIAMGGSTNTVLHLLAIAQEAGVDFTMEDMNRLSLSTPCICKVAPAVGDVFIEDVHRAGGIMGILGELDRAGLIHREVPTVHSMTLGAALEQWDVIRSQDEKTREFYRAAPGNVPSLEAFSQQQRFENLDTDRSKGVIRSFDHAFTKEGGLAILYGNLAPNGCVVKTAGVDESCWTFTGPAVLFESQEDAVEGILGGKVKKGDVVVIRYEGPRGGPGMQEMLYPTSYLKSMGLGKDCALITDGRFSGGTSGLSIGHVSPEAASKGNIGLVRAGDTIEIDIPKRSIRIAIADSELETRRSAMEAKGDAAWLPESRDRQVSKSLQAYGLLAQSADKGAVRDLTLVRKV, encoded by the coding sequence ATGCCAGCCTATCGTTCACACACCAGCACCCATGGCCGCAATATGGCCGGGGCGCGTTCACTATGGCGTGCAACGGGAATGAAAGACGACGATTTCGGCAAACCGATTATCGCGGTGGTCAACTCTTTTGTCGAATTTGTTCCCGGCCATGTCCATCTGAAAGATCTCGGCCAACTCGTCGCCCGTGAAATCGAAGCGGCTGGCGGTGTCGCCAAGGAATTCAATACGATCGCCATCGACGACGGAATTGCCATGGGGCACGGCGGCATGCTCTATTCCCTGCCTTCCCGCGATCTGATCGCCGACAGTGTCGAATATATGGTCAATGCCCACTGTGCGGATGCCATGGTTTGCATCTCCAACTGTGACAAAATCACCCCCGGTATGCTCATGGCGGCCATGCGGCTCAATATTCCCGCCATCTTCGTCTCCGGCGGACCGATGGAAGCCGGCAAGGCCAACGTCAGCGGAAAAGACCTGAAACTCGACCTGATCCAGGCCATGGTCAAAGGGGCCGATCCGACCGTATCCGATGAGGAATCGGCCCAGATTGAACGCTCGGCCTGCCCGACCTGCGGTTCTTGCTCCGGCATGTTTACCGCCAACTCCATGAACTGCCTCAACGAAGCCATCGGTCTGGCCTTACCGGGCAATGGGACCGTGGTGGCCACCCACGCCGACCGCAAAGACCTGTTCCTCAAAGCCGGGAGCCTGATTGTCGAGCTCTGCAAACGTTACTATGAGCAGGATGATGCGAGCGTTCTGCCACGCAGCATCGCTTCCTTCAAAGCTTTTGAAAACGCCATGCGCCTCGATATCGCCATGGGCGGCTCCACCAACACGGTCCTCCACCTGCTGGCCATTGCCCAGGAAGCCGGGGTCGATTTCACCATGGAAGACATGAATCGCCTGTCCCTGTCCACCCCCTGTATCTGCAAAGTCGCACCCGCGGTCGGCGATGTGTTCATCGAAGATGTCCATCGTGCCGGCGGCATCATGGGGATTCTTGGCGAACTGGACCGCGCCGGGCTGATTCATCGCGAGGTACCGACTGTTCACAGCATGACCCTGGGTGCTGCGCTGGAGCAGTGGGATGTCATCCGCAGCCAGGACGAAAAGACCCGGGAATTTTACCGCGCCGCGCCCGGCAATGTACCGTCCCTGGAAGCCTTTTCCCAGCAGCAGCGCTTTGAGAATCTCGATACCGATCGCAGCAAAGGAGTGATCCGCTCCTTCGACCACGCCTTCACCAAGGAAGGCGGCCTGGCCATTCTCTACGGCAACCTGGCGCCAAACGGCTGTGTCGTTAAAACCGCCGGGGTCGACGAGAGCTGCTGGACCTTCACCGGCCCTGCGGTGCTGTTCGAATCCCAGGAAGACGCAGTCGAGGGAATCCTCGGCGGCAAGGTCAAAAAGGGCGACGTGGTGGTGATCCGTTACGAAGGCCCCCGCGGTGGGCCGGGCATGCAGGAAATGCTTTATCCGACCTCGTACCTGAAATCCATGGGGCTGGGCAAGGATTGCGCCCTGATCACCGATGGACGCTTCTCGGGTGGAACCTCAGGACTCTCCATCGGCCATGTCAGTCCGGAAGCCGCCTCAAAAGGAAATATCGGGCTGGTCAGAGCCGGGGATACCATCGAAATCGACATCCCGAAGCGCAGCATCCGGATTGCCATTGCCGATAGCGAACTCGAAACCAGAAGAAGCGCCATGGAAGCCAAAGGAGACGCGGCCTGGCTGCCGGAATCCCGTGACCGGCAGGTGAGCAAATCCCTTCAGGCCTATGGGCTGCTCGCCCAAAGCGCCGATAAAGGGGCCGTACGCGACCTGACCCTGGTGCGCAAGGTCTAA
- a CDS encoding universal stress protein — MFELCILDALTTLTGKEVSLMLPLYKKILVTTDFTPNSDNAFRHAVMLARQNNSEIHLLHVIQQVDSSMRSYLTSVMGESRLEEFERDNIQKATEELKRELDQFAQRELTDYPDDLARFAGARVVTGHPVVKILETADELEADVIVMGTHGKGPLEHTFLGSVTEKVLRKCRRPVFVIPLQP, encoded by the coding sequence GTGTTTGAGTTGTGTATTCTGGATGCTTTGACCACCCTGACCGGGAAGGAGGTTTCACTCATGTTGCCCCTTTACAAAAAAATCCTCGTCACCACCGACTTCACTCCTAATTCGGATAATGCTTTCAGACATGCCGTCATGCTGGCGCGGCAGAATAATTCCGAAATACACCTGCTCCATGTTATCCAGCAGGTCGATTCATCCATGCGCAGTTATCTGACTTCGGTTATGGGGGAGAGCCGGCTGGAGGAATTCGAACGAGACAATATTCAAAAAGCCACGGAAGAACTCAAAAGAGAGCTTGATCAGTTCGCCCAAAGAGAGCTGACCGACTATCCGGACGATTTAGCTCGCTTTGCCGGTGCCAGGGTGGTGACCGGCCATCCCGTCGTCAAAATTCTGGAAACAGCAGATGAGCTGGAGGCTGATGTCATTGTCATGGGAACCCATGGCAAAGGTCCCCTGGAACATACTTTCCTTGGCAGTGTCACCGAGAAGGTTCTCAGGAAATGCCGCCGCCCGGTTTTCGTTATCCCGCTGCAGCCCTGA
- a CDS encoding ATP-binding protein yields the protein MRSSAHKKHFTAGTITLFFFILSCGWALLSDQLFAVLLNKPNLVSNSINLGHWFFIVISTILLFWMLTYWETAIEETQKTLHRVNRSLRSISECSRAITRIEDEEKLMQEICRICVEVGGHSMAWVAFKQNNPEKSLRSAAHWGADTDYLDNLQASWAPETDIGLGPAGTCIRTGEAVIFNNLAAEARFAPWLNRVKKYGYASCIALPLHNGTEVFGALVIFNDQVDTFVRQRVEILAELAEDLSFGIRTLRMRREHRQETEERLMLATVVDQTSDGIITFDVNGVIQYVNPSFVKLCGVPEQESLGVRLNDFECPRRNPDFHQAILKVFAENKSLSGHFINKRRDGTTYDIDARIAPVFDVKGEVIRYVATVRDVSQEVVLQRQLRQAQKMEALATLSGGIAHDFNNILAIIITNIEIALEDLEPESPLQPFLDLVLKAGLRGKKLVKQFLTFSRQSEQPKKPIQLGQVILESLTMLRATLPSTIELRKNIDDKSGWISADPTQIHQVIMNLCTNAADAMKQKGGVLDISLGKAVLGEDEVRNYPGLAAGSYLKLVIADTGHGMSRDVLERIFDPFFTTKTLGSGTGLGLSIAHGIIKNHGGSISANSIVEIGTTFVILLPEISRQEPQACTNTIPAEVAHQERILFVDDEKDYASGMKMALERHGYQVTIETDSSKTLERFKTQPDRFDLVITDQTMPHLTGVMLAEKLLAIRPDMPIILCSGSSPEMDAAVHPDNINAIGIRRVLTKPVERKDILLAIENVLNPAGGPAPGPCTGTGNSPTH from the coding sequence ATGAGGAGTTCCGCGCACAAGAAACATTTTACCGCCGGCACCATCACCCTGTTTTTCTTCATCCTCAGTTGCGGCTGGGCTTTGCTGTCCGACCAGTTATTCGCCGTTCTGCTGAATAAGCCGAACTTGGTGTCTAATTCAATCAATCTCGGCCATTGGTTTTTCATTGTCATCTCGACAATTCTGCTTTTCTGGATGTTGACCTATTGGGAAACCGCCATCGAAGAGACCCAGAAGACCCTGCACCGAGTCAACCGTTCCCTACGCAGCATCAGTGAATGCTCGCGCGCTATTACCCGCATTGAAGACGAAGAAAAACTGATGCAGGAGATCTGCCGGATCTGTGTTGAAGTCGGCGGCCACAGCATGGCCTGGGTGGCTTTCAAACAGAACAATCCGGAGAAAAGTCTCCGCTCGGCGGCCCATTGGGGCGCCGACACCGACTATCTGGATAATCTCCAGGCCAGCTGGGCACCGGAGACCGATATCGGACTGGGTCCGGCCGGAACCTGCATCAGGACCGGGGAAGCCGTTATCTTTAACAATTTAGCGGCCGAAGCCCGTTTTGCGCCCTGGCTCAACAGGGTCAAAAAATATGGCTATGCGTCCTGTATTGCCCTGCCCTTGCACAATGGCACCGAAGTATTCGGAGCACTGGTGATTTTCAACGATCAGGTGGATACCTTCGTCAGGCAGCGGGTCGAGATTTTGGCGGAACTGGCCGAAGATCTCTCCTTCGGCATCAGAACCCTGCGCATGCGCCGGGAACATCGGCAGGAAACCGAGGAACGGCTGATGCTGGCGACGGTTGTGGACCAGACGTCGGACGGTATTATTACCTTTGACGTCAACGGGGTCATCCAGTATGTCAATCCAAGCTTTGTCAAGCTGTGCGGGGTCCCGGAACAGGAAAGCCTGGGCGTGCGGTTGAATGATTTTGAATGCCCCAGGCGCAACCCCGATTTCCATCAGGCCATCCTCAAAGTGTTTGCCGAAAACAAAAGCCTGTCCGGACACTTCATCAACAAGCGCAGGGACGGCACGACCTATGATATCGACGCACGAATCGCGCCGGTTTTTGATGTAAAAGGCGAAGTGATCCGTTATGTCGCAACGGTCAGGGATGTCAGCCAGGAGGTCGTGCTGCAGCGGCAATTGCGTCAGGCCCAGAAGATGGAGGCCCTGGCCACCTTGTCCGGCGGGATAGCCCATGACTTCAATAATATCCTGGCGATTATCATCACCAACATCGAAATCGCCCTGGAAGACCTGGAACCGGAAAGCCCCCTGCAGCCGTTCCTGGATCTGGTGCTGAAGGCCGGGCTGCGCGGGAAAAAGCTGGTTAAACAGTTTCTGACTTTCAGCCGCCAGAGTGAACAGCCCAAGAAACCGATTCAACTCGGTCAGGTTATCTTGGAAAGTCTGACCATGCTGCGGGCGACGCTCCCCTCCACCATCGAACTGCGCAAGAATATTGATGACAAATCCGGCTGGATTTCCGCCGATCCCACCCAGATTCACCAGGTCATCATGAACCTGTGCACTAATGCCGCCGATGCAATGAAACAGAAAGGTGGAGTGCTGGACATCAGTCTGGGCAAAGCAGTTCTCGGCGAAGATGAGGTGCGAAACTACCCCGGTTTGGCTGCGGGGAGCTACCTCAAACTGGTGATCGCGGATACTGGTCACGGGATGAGCCGAGATGTCCTGGAACGGATTTTCGATCCCTTTTTCACGACCAAGACCCTCGGCAGCGGAACCGGGTTGGGCCTGTCCATCGCCCATGGCATCATCAAAAACCATGGTGGCTCTATTTCAGCCAACAGTATTGTCGAAATCGGCACCACTTTTGTCATTCTGCTGCCGGAAATCAGCCGCCAGGAGCCTCAGGCATGCACAAATACGATCCCGGCAGAGGTTGCTCATCAGGAAAGAATTCTGTTTGTCGATGATGAAAAGGATTATGCCAGCGGGATGAAAATGGCCCTGGAACGGCATGGCTATCAGGTCACCATCGAAACAGACAGCAGCAAAACCCTGGAGCGCTTCAAAACCCAGCCGGATCGCTTTGACCTGGTCATCACCGATCAGACCATGCCGCACCTGACCGGTGTCATGCTGGCGGAAAAGCTTCTCGCCATAAGGCCGGATATGCCGATCATTCTCTGCTCCGGTTCTTCGCCGGAAATGGATGCCGCAGTGCACCCGGACAACATCAACGCCATCGGCATCCGCCGGGTTCTGACCAAACCGGTGGAAAGAAAAGACATCCTGCTGGCCATCGAAAATGTCTTGAACCCGGCAGGGGGACCGGCGCCCGGCCCATGTACCGGAACGGGAAACAGCCCAACCCATTGA
- a CDS encoding DUF1232 domain-containing protein: MGMKKAGIFLLGLLALIYLLNPTAGIFEIIPDNLPLVGNLDEAAAAALLLMCLRYFGLDLTEFFSPDKSGR, encoded by the coding sequence ATGGGCATGAAAAAAGCCGGCATCTTCCTGCTCGGATTGTTGGCGTTGATCTACCTGCTGAACCCAACGGCCGGGATTTTCGAGATTATTCCGGATAACCTACCGCTGGTGGGAAACCTGGATGAGGCGGCTGCGGCCGCGCTGCTGCTGATGTGCCTGCGCTATTTCGGACTGGATCTGACTGAGTTTTTTTCGCCGGACAAATCTGGCCGTTAA
- a CDS encoding Tex-like N-terminal domain-containing protein, translating into MNQIESFDIPALLVEETGLQPFQVKQTIALLEEGATVPFIARYRKEATGELDEVQVRLLQERLAYFKELEERRQTILKSIDEQGKLTAELKGKILECRQKTELEDLYLPFKPKRRTKATIAKEQGLEPLAQQILQAVTAEPDLATLAQAFVDVERGVADPAAALLGAGFILAEEFADTAEARAVVRELTWEEGIFRSQPARGKEGAVSKFEMYYDFSEPLKQIPSHRMLAMRRGEKEEFLRLQVEAPETEIMQRLGRLLIPQGNPFGTWFKEVIADAYNRLLFPSIEVELRLKAKQNADEDAIKVFAENLRNLLLAAPAGSRRVLGVDPGLRTGSKLAAVDGTGRFLDHVTIYPHTGGGRVDAARQDLLRLIDQHQIEMIAIGNGTASREMDQFVRMVLKEAGKSLPVVMVSEAGASVYSASDIAREEFPDLDLTVRGAISIARRLQDPLAELVKVDPKSIGVGQYQHDVNQSALKKSLDEVVESCVNYVGVDLNTASWALLSFVSGIGESLAKGIVKHRDSNGGFVRRKQLLEVPRFGQKAFEQAAGFLRIRNGEVALDNTAVHPERYSLVEQMAADAGVDLAKLIAEPGLLERIDLQRYVAADVGLPTLRDIIAELKKPGRDPRDSFVSTSFREDVTEVKDLKEGMTLNGVVTNVAAFGAFVDIGVHQDGLVHVSQLADRFVKDPNDVVKVGQQVQVRVLEVDLQRKRISLTMRSGEAKPAGTEMKKGGPAAAPKKQKTKQSPAGKTDLAAALEKSGFRVRKS; encoded by the coding sequence ATGAATCAGATCGAAAGCTTTGATATTCCGGCGTTACTGGTGGAAGAAACCGGCCTGCAGCCGTTTCAGGTCAAGCAGACCATCGCGCTGCTTGAAGAAGGTGCAACGGTTCCGTTTATTGCTCGTTATCGTAAAGAAGCCACCGGCGAGCTGGATGAAGTTCAGGTGCGTCTGCTGCAGGAGCGGCTGGCCTACTTTAAGGAGCTGGAGGAGCGCCGCCAGACGATTCTGAAATCAATCGATGAGCAAGGCAAACTGACCGCTGAGCTCAAGGGCAAAATTCTCGAGTGCCGGCAGAAGACCGAGCTAGAGGATCTTTACCTGCCCTTTAAGCCGAAACGGCGCACCAAAGCAACCATTGCCAAAGAGCAGGGGCTGGAGCCGCTGGCTCAGCAGATCCTGCAGGCGGTGACTGCGGAACCTGATCTTGCGACCCTGGCGCAGGCTTTTGTCGATGTAGAGCGGGGCGTTGCCGACCCGGCCGCGGCCCTGTTGGGTGCCGGCTTCATCCTTGCCGAAGAGTTTGCCGATACGGCGGAAGCGCGGGCTGTTGTTCGTGAGCTGACCTGGGAGGAAGGTATTTTCCGGTCTCAGCCGGCCCGTGGCAAAGAGGGGGCGGTCAGTAAATTTGAAATGTATTATGATTTCAGTGAGCCGCTGAAGCAAATCCCTTCCCACCGCATGCTGGCCATGCGGCGCGGCGAAAAAGAAGAGTTTCTGCGTCTCCAGGTTGAAGCACCGGAAACCGAAATCATGCAGCGGTTGGGGCGTTTGCTGATTCCGCAGGGCAACCCCTTCGGGACTTGGTTCAAAGAGGTCATTGCCGACGCCTATAACCGCCTGCTGTTCCCTTCCATCGAAGTTGAGTTGCGCCTCAAGGCCAAGCAGAATGCCGATGAGGATGCCATCAAAGTCTTCGCGGAAAATCTCCGCAACCTGCTGCTGGCCGCCCCGGCCGGAAGTCGCCGGGTGCTCGGAGTGGACCCGGGGCTGCGGACCGGCTCCAAACTGGCGGCGGTTGACGGCACCGGCCGCTTTCTCGATCATGTCACCATCTATCCCCATACCGGCGGCGGGCGGGTCGACGCTGCCCGGCAGGATCTGCTGCGGCTGATCGATCAGCACCAGATCGAAATGATCGCCATCGGCAATGGCACCGCCAGTCGGGAAATGGACCAATTTGTCCGCATGGTTCTGAAAGAGGCCGGTAAGTCGCTGCCCGTGGTCATGGTCAGTGAGGCCGGGGCCAGTGTCTATTCCGCCTCCGATATCGCGCGCGAGGAATTTCCGGATCTTGACCTGACCGTCCGTGGCGCCATTTCCATCGCCCGGCGCCTGCAGGATCCGTTGGCCGAGCTGGTCAAGGTCGATCCCAAAAGTATCGGTGTCGGCCAGTATCAACACGATGTCAATCAGTCGGCCTTGAAGAAATCCCTCGACGAAGTGGTCGAGTCCTGTGTCAACTATGTCGGGGTCGATCTCAATACCGCCAGCTGGGCACTGCTCAGTTTTGTCTCCGGCATCGGTGAATCCCTGGCCAAGGGGATTGTCAAACATCGCGACAGCAATGGTGGTTTTGTCCGCCGTAAACAATTACTGGAGGTTCCCCGCTTCGGGCAGAAAGCTTTTGAGCAGGCCGCCGGATTCTTGCGGATTCGCAATGGCGAGGTGGCTCTGGACAATACCGCGGTTCACCCTGAACGTTATAGCCTGGTGGAGCAGATGGCGGCGGATGCCGGTGTCGATCTGGCAAAATTGATTGCCGAGCCTGGTTTGCTGGAGCGCATCGATCTGCAGCGTTACGTTGCCGCTGACGTCGGTCTGCCAACCTTGCGCGATATTATCGCCGAACTGAAAAAGCCGGGCCGTGATCCGCGTGATAGCTTTGTCTCGACCAGTTTTCGCGAGGATGTGACCGAGGTCAAAGACCTCAAGGAAGGGATGACCCTGAACGGAGTGGTCACCAACGTCGCGGCCTTCGGTGCTTTTGTCGATATCGGCGTTCACCAGGACGGTCTGGTGCATGTCAGTCAGCTGGCTGATCGCTTTGTCAAGGATCCCAACGATGTGGTCAAGGTCGGTCAGCAGGTTCAGGTGCGGGTGCTTGAAGTCGATCTGCAGCGCAAGCGGATTTCCCTGACCATGCGTAGTGGGGAAGCCAAGCCGGCGGGGACGGAGATGAAAAAAGGCGGACCGGCAGCCGCCCCGAAAAAGCAAAAGACCAAACAGTCTCCTGCGGGCAAGACCGACCTGGCGGCCGCCCTTGAAAAATCAGGATTCAGGGTTCGTAAAAGTTGA
- a CDS encoding LysE family translocator translates to MPDFHVWLAFVVASTVILVIPGPTIILVVSQVVAHGRPSVIPLVTGVLLGDFVAMTLSLLGLGALMATSAALFTLFKWVGAGYLIFLGLKLWMLNPSSQPLHGPGEQVAKRSHLRDSFVVTALNPKSIAFFVAFMPQFVHVDRPVSLQFVSLGATFLILAVVNAALYAIFAERLSLAMQRGRVRRWFNRCGGSALIGAGIVTAGLRRA, encoded by the coding sequence ATGCCGGATTTTCATGTGTGGTTGGCGTTTGTTGTTGCTTCGACGGTGATCCTGGTCATTCCGGGGCCGACGATCATTCTGGTGGTCAGTCAGGTCGTCGCCCATGGCCGTCCCTCGGTGATTCCGCTGGTGACCGGGGTTCTGCTCGGTGATTTTGTCGCCATGACGCTGTCCCTGCTGGGACTCGGCGCCCTGATGGCGACTTCGGCGGCTTTATTCACCCTGTTTAAATGGGTCGGGGCCGGTTATCTGATCTTCCTCGGCCTCAAACTTTGGATGCTGAATCCTTCGTCCCAACCCCTGCACGGTCCCGGCGAGCAGGTTGCAAAACGCAGCCATCTCAGGGATTCTTTTGTGGTGACCGCCCTCAATCCGAAAAGTATCGCTTTCTTTGTCGCCTTTATGCCGCAGTTTGTCCATGTCGACCGGCCGGTGTCTCTGCAGTTTGTCTCACTGGGGGCCACATTCCTGATCCTTGCGGTGGTCAATGCCGCCCTGTATGCGATCTTTGCCGAACGGCTCAGCCTGGCCATGCAGCGGGGGCGCGTGCGGCGGTGGTTCAATCGCTGTGGCGGCAGTGCCTTGATCGGTGCCGGCATTGTCACCGCAGGCTTGCGGAGAGCGTAA
- a CDS encoding DUF3553 domain-containing protein — MDYFQGDRVRILGKPEWGPGIIQAHSKNGKVNVRFFEAGRKTLDLRHAKLIKVVFRDPEWIAAQAARVWGNGANKH, encoded by the coding sequence ATGGATTATTTTCAGGGTGATCGGGTGCGAATCCTCGGCAAGCCCGAGTGGGGACCGGGCATCATTCAGGCACACTCCAAAAACGGCAAAGTCAATGTCAGATTTTTTGAAGCGGGGAGAAAGACCCTTGATTTACGGCATGCAAAATTGATCAAGGTGGTTTTCCGCGACCCCGAATGGATCGCAGCGCAGGCCGCACGGGTTTGGGGGAACGGCGCCAATAAGCATTGA
- a CDS encoding chemotaxis protein CheW — protein MTRHITYKDVQVPAALQGLINHMDDVESYREELRNLGSQWELLTILGQMSGTGMDMSETHQGFQHLTSELLGQLGLEILNKTVRELTGKAQVTVDIVIRNLFERTADIGFLATDEDIRRFLKSSPKQISTPTDTARFPAGQNLLATADQQGASASLTARFQEYVAKYSVYFNIILLDTGGQVLAQLDPDNNITQSHDPLLQEVLNTSAEYVETYRHSDLLPAEEQALIYAYRVTETNVVGSAPLGILCLCFRFEDEMQGIFKSLSKTDDWSILTLLDSSGRVLASSDPNQVPLGVTVNFNPQQDFSITRFAGREYLSKTCATKGYQGFFGLGWYGHVMLPIEHAFTQNTAIGLKTSAEEDMLESVMHGSRLFSDTLRSIPGQADHIQDELERTVWNGNVRETDTQSKVLLWNISAAGARTKKVFEESIDNLHKTVISGLLNDVEFQAALAVDIMDRNLYERANDCRWWALTSDFRRILAQTERSEQEQQKIAAILRYINGLYTVYTNLLVFDRSGKILAVSNAEEQGLLGTVLQEPWVQQTLELKTSQDYCVSPFAATALYQQQHTYIYSAAIKGPQSQGRSVGGIGIVFDSTPQFKDMLHDSLLRDQSGAVAEGCFGIFTDRHGDIISSTEERFKIGQSLAIDQGFFRCPPGSGFSSVIEFEGSYYAVGARTSSGYREYKTTDGYANDIIGLIFMPLAPVTSAHLKKPRKPATGSGADNIRDNGDIVELATFFAGQQWLGVRAEKVCEAIYAGRIIHIPGSARFILGKTMYQDKLVTVIDFRRQLSQGLAAKEPQERAPIVIVKANNERIGLVVDNLGQIPAVSKKRMEPVKQFGDSKSNYLECLVKPNEKSTHQRLLLIIDPDKLINTLLEEDSCQPEPEEAF, from the coding sequence ATGACCCGCCATATTACCTACAAAGATGTGCAAGTTCCCGCCGCCCTTCAGGGGTTGATTAACCATATGGACGATGTTGAGAGTTATCGGGAAGAGTTGCGAAATCTCGGCAGCCAGTGGGAGTTGTTGACCATTCTCGGGCAGATGAGTGGAACCGGTATGGATATGAGTGAAACCCACCAGGGGTTTCAGCACCTCACTTCGGAATTGCTTGGTCAATTAGGTTTGGAAATCCTCAACAAAACCGTCCGGGAATTGACCGGAAAAGCGCAAGTCACTGTCGACATTGTCATCCGTAACCTGTTTGAGCGCACTGCCGATATCGGTTTTTTGGCAACCGATGAGGATATCCGCCGCTTTCTTAAATCCTCGCCGAAGCAAATATCCACGCCAACCGATACAGCGCGATTTCCCGCCGGGCAAAACCTCTTGGCCACTGCCGATCAGCAGGGAGCATCAGCATCCTTGACGGCCAGATTTCAGGAATATGTCGCCAAATACTCTGTCTATTTCAATATCATACTGCTTGATACCGGCGGACAGGTTCTTGCCCAACTCGACCCGGATAATAATATTACCCAGTCACATGATCCTTTGCTCCAGGAGGTATTGAATACCTCGGCAGAGTATGTCGAAACTTATCGCCACAGCGACCTGCTGCCCGCGGAAGAGCAAGCCTTGATCTATGCCTACCGGGTTACCGAAACCAATGTCGTCGGGTCCGCCCCCCTTGGGATTTTATGTCTCTGCTTTCGCTTTGAAGATGAAATGCAGGGAATTTTCAAAAGTCTGTCCAAAACGGATGATTGGTCAATCCTGACCCTTCTTGACAGCAGCGGCCGGGTCCTGGCCAGTAGTGATCCGAATCAGGTTCCCCTCGGCGTCACGGTAAATTTCAATCCGCAGCAGGATTTTTCCATCACTCGCTTTGCCGGCCGGGAATATCTTTCAAAGACCTGCGCGACCAAAGGCTACCAAGGTTTTTTCGGACTGGGTTGGTACGGCCATGTCATGCTTCCCATTGAGCATGCATTTACGCAAAATACCGCCATCGGCCTCAAAACCTCTGCCGAAGAAGACATGCTTGAATCGGTTATGCATGGCTCACGCCTGTTTTCAGACACACTGCGCTCTATTCCGGGTCAGGCTGACCACATTCAGGATGAACTGGAACGAACCGTCTGGAATGGGAATGTCCGCGAAACTGACACCCAAAGCAAAGTCCTTCTTTGGAATATCTCCGCTGCCGGGGCCAGAACCAAAAAAGTTTTTGAGGAATCAATCGATAATCTCCACAAAACCGTCATCAGTGGGCTGCTGAATGATGTTGAATTTCAGGCTGCACTGGCTGTCGACATCATGGATCGAAACTTATATGAACGGGCAAACGATTGCCGCTGGTGGGCTTTGACGTCGGATTTTCGCAGAATTCTCGCCCAAACTGAACGCTCGGAACAGGAACAACAAAAGATTGCAGCGATTCTCCGTTATATCAACGGGTTGTATACCGTCTATACCAATCTGCTGGTTTTTGATCGGAGCGGAAAAATCCTGGCAGTCTCGAATGCGGAGGAACAGGGGTTGCTGGGCACGGTCCTGCAAGAGCCTTGGGTACAACAGACTCTGGAGCTAAAAACATCCCAGGACTATTGCGTTTCACCTTTTGCGGCAACTGCACTATACCAGCAGCAACATACCTATATTTATAGCGCTGCAATCAAGGGGCCACAGAGCCAGGGTCGAAGCGTGGGAGGAATAGGTATCGTCTTTGACAGCACCCCTCAGTTCAAAGATATGCTGCACGATTCACTGCTGCGGGATCAATCCGGAGCCGTAGCTGAAGGCTGTTTCGGAATTTTTACCGATCGGCATGGAGATATCATCAGTTCCACTGAAGAACGGTTTAAAATCGGTCAGTCTCTCGCCATCGACCAAGGCTTTTTCCGTTGTCCTCCCGGCAGCGGATTTTCCAGCGTTATTGAATTTGAAGGCAGTTATTACGCTGTCGGAGCGCGGACCAGCAGCGGTTATCGTGAATACAAAACAACCGACGGATATGCCAACGACATTATTGGCCTGATCTTCATGCCATTGGCCCCAGTGACATCCGCACACCTCAAGAAACCCCGGAAACCTGCCACCGGCAGCGGGGCAGACAACATCCGGGATAACGGTGATATCGTGGAATTGGCGACCTTCTTTGCCGGACAACAATGGTTGGGAGTGCGGGCCGAAAAAGTTTGCGAAGCCATCTATGCCGGACGAATCATTCACATCCCGGGCTCAGCCAGGTTCATCCTTGGCAAGACAATGTACCAAGACAAGCTGGTCACAGTCATCGATTTCCGGCGCCAGCTCAGTCAAGGACTGGCTGCAAAAGAGCCGCAGGAACGAGCCCCGATCGTCATCGTCAAGGCGAACAATGAGCGGATCGGGCTGGTCGTTGACAACCTGGGCCAAATTCCGGCGGTCAGCAAAAAACGCATGGAACCGGTCAAGCAGTTCGGGGATTCAAAATCTAATTATCTTGAGTGCCTGGTTAAGCCGAATGAAAAATCGACTCACCAGCGACTGCTGTTGATCATTGATCCGGACAAACTCATCAATACCTTGTTGGAAGAAGACAGCTGTCAACCTGAACCGGAAGAAGCTTTTTAA